From Vigna unguiculata cultivar IT97K-499-35 chromosome 5, ASM411807v1, whole genome shotgun sequence, the proteins below share one genomic window:
- the LOC114183552 gene encoding pentatricopeptide repeat-containing protein At1g53600, mitochondrial isoform X1, with product MKQHFRSLQQRITKLKQFQFKHNPKPSDSINRGVRDSKLLIQWNKQIAENGRNGNVNDAESVFHRMPVKNTASWTAMLTVYAQNGQIENARKVFDQMPQRTTVSYNAMISAYIRNGCNVAKAYELFSVLSERNLVSYAAMVTGFVKAGKFHMAEELYRQAPHEFRDPACSNALINGYLKTGEVNEALKVFENMVERDVISWSAMVDGLCRDGRVAAARELFDRMPERNVVSWSAMIDGYMGKGFFQEGFSLFKDMRREGLVDVNSTTVTIMFKACGNYCRMPEGMQIHGLVSRLGFELESVLSNSMITMYCMFGCTHIADKVFCILSDKDIVTWNSLISGYVHNNEVEAAYRVFESMPEKNLISWTAMITGFTKSGRIGNAIELFNMLPVKDDFVWTTIISGFVNNKEYEEALHWYARMIWECRPNPLTISSVLAASAALVALNEGLQIHTCILKMNLEYHLSVQNSLISFYSKCGNVIDAHRIFLDVIEPNVISYNSIINGFGQNGYGKEALSIYKKMQSEGHEANHVTFLAVLSACTHAGLVEEGWNLFNSMKSRYGIEPEVDHYACIVDLLGRAGLLDEAVDLIRSMPFKPHSGVWGAILGASNTYLRLDLAKLAAQYITEMEPNNATPYVVLSNMYSASGEKIDSDLVRKTKNFKGIKKNPGCSWITVKDKVHLFLAGDQSHDNIEEMKATILTMDREMQWLCRCRC from the coding sequence ATGAAGCAGCACTTCAGAAGTTTACAGCAACGAATCACTAAGTTGAAGCAATTTCAATTCAAGCATAACCCGAAACCTAGTGACTCCATAAATAGAGGTGTTAGAGATAGCAAACTTTTGATTCAGTGGAACAAACAGATCGCAGAGAATGGTCGAAATGGCAACGTTAATGACGCAGAGTCGGTATTCCACAGGATGCCCGTGAAGAACACTGCCTCGTGGACTGCCATGCTCACTGTTTACGCTCAAAATGGCCAAATAGAAAACGCCCGCAAAGTGTTCGATCAAATGCCTCAACGAACTACGGTCTCATATAACGCTATGATCTCGGCTTATATTCGCAATGGTTGCAACGTAGCCAAAGCTTATGAGCTGTTTTCAGTGTTGTCTGAACGCAACTTGGTCTCCTATGCTGCCATGGTCACGGGTTTTGTGAAGGCAGGGAAGTTCCACATGGCTGAGGAACTGTACCGTCAGGCTCCACACGAGTTCCGGGACCCTGCTTGCTCAAATGCGTTGATAAATGGATATTTGAAGACAGGTGAAGTGAATGAGGCGTTGAAGGTTTTTGAGAACATGGTTGAGAGGGATGTGATTTCTTGGAGTGCCATGGTTGATGGTCTGTGCAGGGATGGGAGGGTTGCTGCTGCCAGGGAGCTGTTTGACAGGATGCCTGAGAGGAACGTGGTTTCTTGGAGTGCAATGATAGATGGGTACATGGGGAAAGGTTTCTTTCAAGAGGGCTTTTCATTGTTTAAGGACATGAGGAGGGAAGGTCTGGTTGATGTTAATTCCACCACAGTGACTATCATGTTTAAAGCGTGCGGAAATTATTGTAGAATGCCAGAGGGCATGCAGATACATGGGCTGGTTTCACGCTTGGGATTTGAATTGGAAAGTGTTTTGAGTAATTCCATGATTACTATGTATTGCATGTTTGGTTGCACCCACATCGCAGACAAAGTATTTTGTATATTGAGCGACAAAGATATAGTTACTTGGAATTCTTTAATTTCTGGATACGTTCATAACAATGAAGTGGAAGCTGCGTATAGGGTTTTTGAGAGTATGCCTGAGAAAAACTTGATCTCTTGGACAGCCATGATCACAGGGTTTACTAAGAGTGGAAGAATTGGAAATGCCATCGAGCTTTTTAATATGTTGCCAGTGAAGGATGATTTTGTTTGGACGACTATTATATCTGGGTTTGTAAATAATAAGGAGTATGAGGAAGCTTTGCATTGGTATGCTCGGATGATTTGGGAATGCAGGCCAAATCCTTTAACTATTAGTAGTGTCCTCGCAGCTTCAGCTGCTCTGGTGGCGCTAAATGAAGGGCTACAGATTCATACCTGTATTCTGAAAATGAACCTAGAGTATCATTTGTCTGTACAAAACTCTCTTATATCATTTTACTCCAAGTGTGGGAATGTGATTGATGCCCACAGAATTTTCTTAGATGTCATTGAACCAAATGTCATCTCTTATAACTCAATCATCAATGGGTTTGGACAAAATGGTTATGGCAAAGAGGCTCTCAGTATCTATAAAAAAATGCAGAGTGAAGGTCATGAAGCTAACCATGTTACTTTCCTTGCTGTCCTTTCAGCCTGTACTCATGCAGGATTAGTTGAAGAGGGATGGAACTTATTTAACTCCATGAAATCACGTTATGGAATTGAGCCAGAAGTTGATCATTATGCTTGCATTGTCGATCTCCTTGGCCGAGCAGGTTTGCTTGATGAAGCTGTTGATCTAATCCGTTCAATGCCATTTAAGCCCCATTCTGGGGTTTGGGGGGCTATTCTTGGTGCAAGCAATACTTACCTCCGTCTTGACCTTGCTAAGCTTGCAGCTCAATACATTACTGAGATGGAGCCTAACAATGCAACTCCTTATGTGGTATTATCTAACATGTATTCTGCTTCTGGGGAAAAGATTGACAGTGACTTAGTAAGAAAGACCAAAAACtttaaaggaataaaaaaaaatccaggtTGTAGTTGGATTACAGTGAAAGATAAGGTTCATCTGTTTCTTGCAGGGGATCAATCACATGATAATATTGAAGAAATGAAAGCCACAATACTGACCATGGATAGGGAAATGCAGTGGTTGTGTCGTTGTCGGTGCTGA
- the LOC114183552 gene encoding pentatricopeptide repeat-containing protein At1g53600, mitochondrial isoform X2, which translates to MKQHFRSLQQRITKLKQFQFKHNPKPSDSINRGVRDSKLLIQWNKQIAENGRNGNVNDAESVFHRMPVKNTASWTAMLTVYAQNGQIENARKVFDQMPQRTTVSYNAMISAYIRNGCNVAKAYELFSVLSERNLVSYAAMVTGFVKAGKFHMAEELYRQAPHEFRDPACSNALINGYLKTGEVNEALKVFENMVERDVISWSAMVDGLCRDGRVAAARELFDRMPERNVVSWSAMIDGYMGKGFFQEGFSLFKDMRREGLVDVNSTTVTIMFKACGNYCRMPEGMQIHGLVSRLGFELESVLSNSMITMYCMFGCTHIADKVFCILSDKDIVTWNSLISGYVHNNEVEAAYRVFESMPEKNLISWTAMITGFTKSGRIGNAIELFNMLPVKDDFVWTTIISGFVNNKEYEEALHWYARMIWECRPNPLTISSVLAASAALVALNEGLQIHTCILKMNLEYHLSVQNSLISFYSKCGNVIDAHRIFLDVIEPNVISYNSIINGFGQNGYGKEALSIYKKMQSEGHEANHVTFLAVLSACTHAGLVEEGWNLFNSMKSRYGIEPEVDHYACIVDLLGRAGLLDEAVDLIRSMPFKPHSGVWGAILGASNTYLRLDLAKLAAQYITEMEPNNATPYVVLSNMYSASGEKIDSDLGINHMIILKK; encoded by the exons ATGAAGCAGCACTTCAGAAGTTTACAGCAACGAATCACTAAGTTGAAGCAATTTCAATTCAAGCATAACCCGAAACCTAGTGACTCCATAAATAGAGGTGTTAGAGATAGCAAACTTTTGATTCAGTGGAACAAACAGATCGCAGAGAATGGTCGAAATGGCAACGTTAATGACGCAGAGTCGGTATTCCACAGGATGCCCGTGAAGAACACTGCCTCGTGGACTGCCATGCTCACTGTTTACGCTCAAAATGGCCAAATAGAAAACGCCCGCAAAGTGTTCGATCAAATGCCTCAACGAACTACGGTCTCATATAACGCTATGATCTCGGCTTATATTCGCAATGGTTGCAACGTAGCCAAAGCTTATGAGCTGTTTTCAGTGTTGTCTGAACGCAACTTGGTCTCCTATGCTGCCATGGTCACGGGTTTTGTGAAGGCAGGGAAGTTCCACATGGCTGAGGAACTGTACCGTCAGGCTCCACACGAGTTCCGGGACCCTGCTTGCTCAAATGCGTTGATAAATGGATATTTGAAGACAGGTGAAGTGAATGAGGCGTTGAAGGTTTTTGAGAACATGGTTGAGAGGGATGTGATTTCTTGGAGTGCCATGGTTGATGGTCTGTGCAGGGATGGGAGGGTTGCTGCTGCCAGGGAGCTGTTTGACAGGATGCCTGAGAGGAACGTGGTTTCTTGGAGTGCAATGATAGATGGGTACATGGGGAAAGGTTTCTTTCAAGAGGGCTTTTCATTGTTTAAGGACATGAGGAGGGAAGGTCTGGTTGATGTTAATTCCACCACAGTGACTATCATGTTTAAAGCGTGCGGAAATTATTGTAGAATGCCAGAGGGCATGCAGATACATGGGCTGGTTTCACGCTTGGGATTTGAATTGGAAAGTGTTTTGAGTAATTCCATGATTACTATGTATTGCATGTTTGGTTGCACCCACATCGCAGACAAAGTATTTTGTATATTGAGCGACAAAGATATAGTTACTTGGAATTCTTTAATTTCTGGATACGTTCATAACAATGAAGTGGAAGCTGCGTATAGGGTTTTTGAGAGTATGCCTGAGAAAAACTTGATCTCTTGGACAGCCATGATCACAGGGTTTACTAAGAGTGGAAGAATTGGAAATGCCATCGAGCTTTTTAATATGTTGCCAGTGAAGGATGATTTTGTTTGGACGACTATTATATCTGGGTTTGTAAATAATAAGGAGTATGAGGAAGCTTTGCATTGGTATGCTCGGATGATTTGGGAATGCAGGCCAAATCCTTTAACTATTAGTAGTGTCCTCGCAGCTTCAGCTGCTCTGGTGGCGCTAAATGAAGGGCTACAGATTCATACCTGTATTCTGAAAATGAACCTAGAGTATCATTTGTCTGTACAAAACTCTCTTATATCATTTTACTCCAAGTGTGGGAATGTGATTGATGCCCACAGAATTTTCTTAGATGTCATTGAACCAAATGTCATCTCTTATAACTCAATCATCAATGGGTTTGGACAAAATGGTTATGGCAAAGAGGCTCTCAGTATCTATAAAAAAATGCAGAGTGAAGGTCATGAAGCTAACCATGTTACTTTCCTTGCTGTCCTTTCAGCCTGTACTCATGCAGGATTAGTTGAAGAGGGATGGAACTTATTTAACTCCATGAAATCACGTTATGGAATTGAGCCAGAAGTTGATCATTATGCTTGCATTGTCGATCTCCTTGGCCGAGCAGGTTTGCTTGATGAAGCTGTTGATCTAATCCGTTCAATGCCATTTAAGCCCCATTCTGGGGTTTGGGGGGCTATTCTTGGTGCAAGCAATACTTACCTCCGTCTTGACCTTGCTAAGCTTGCAGCTCAATACATTACTGAGATGGAGCCTAACAATGCAACTCCTTATGTGGTATTATCTAACATGTATTCTGCTTCTGGGGAAAAGATTGACAGTGACTTA GGGATCAATCACATGATAATATTGAAGAAATGA